In Ascochyta rabiei chromosome 18, complete sequence, one DNA window encodes the following:
- a CDS encoding chromatin assembly factor-I (CAF-I) p90 subunit, with protein MEDPNPVVPVPQKRPSEDDTEPQPSTPVKAMSSQASTPLSVLSNVQTPSPMQTAVSSTNAPTSSTAASPPSTHTAPDPSNQQPAKKKRKVLTQQEKDDAAREKEAKAKAKADKASQKEAEAKLKADEKAQKAAQKEAESKAKAEEKAKKEAEKREKEEEKAKKERSQMKLNAFFVKPKVVANGAEPSVVDSNPDSAAPSLSLPPETRDTGTNAIPPSPQKSIQKNAQSDYERCFLPFSLPSHAILAPAHAFMEDPEALNAARARLDQLSRKDNAGLQPLTLQTLKVLLPARARRGPKTVAIAEIVKRVHGSPARPVDLTNDSSSDQQQPIEMLKGIPMKYLHFGEDVRPPYYGTYTKPYPDTTARRLARNAVSRVRQDTNYDYDSEAEWEEPEEGEDLDSEGEDDLEEDGDDDMDGFLDDEEDPQLKRRMLSGDLVPVSTGLCWEDANGVSKLNDGSDAICTEFRGFKMEYLLDPYPQSIDPFSTCYWSPPDSIATAATAAASKSNSGNGLMHPPPRVPLTHRTMNGLLNTLNSSPKSTPSAVSKPAASKKLIPDDQLPAFKAEIQGKDLTKIGMIEALKKAFPKLPKAAITNTLSTVAARVGPTEKEKRWVLISN; from the exons ATGGAAGACCCGAATCCTGTCGTACCTGTCCCTCAGAAGCGTCCAAGCGAGGACGACACTGAGCCTCAACCATCCACGCCAGTCAAAGCCATGTCGTCTCAGGCATCAACACCATTGTCGGTGCTATCCAACGTCCAGACGCCATCACCTATGCAGACAGCCGTTTCCAGCACAAATGCACCAACCAGCAGCACCGCCGCTAGCCCACCGTCCACACATACTGCACCTGACCCCTCCAATCAGCAACCAGCCAAGAAGAAGCGGAAGGTCTTGACTCAGCAGGAGAAGGATGATGCAGCTCGCGAGAAAgaagccaaagccaaagccaagGCAGACAAGGCGTCACAGAAGGAGGCCGAAGCCAAGCTCAAGGCCGATGAGAAAGCCCAAAAAGCTGCGCAGAAAGAGGCagaaagcaaagcaaaggcCGAAGAAAAGGCCAAGAAGGAGGCAGAGAAGCGCGAAAAGGAAGAggagaaggcgaagaaggagCGA TCACAAATGAAGCTCAACGCTTTCTTTGTTAAACCCAAAGTCGTTGCCAACGGTGCTGAACCTTCTGTGGTAGATTCAAACCCTGACTCTGCTGCCCCATCATTATCATTACCACCGGAGACTCGTGACACGGGTACTAACGCAATTCCTCCCTCTCCACAGAAGTCCATCCAAAAGAATGCGCAGTCAGACTATGAACGCTGTTTCCTCCCCTTTTCGCTACCGTCACACGCCATCCTGGCGCCCGCGCACGCGTTTATGGAAGACCCAGAGGCACTCAACGCCGCCAGAGCACGATTGGATCAGCTGTCAAGAAAGGACAACGCTGGCCTGCAGCCCCTCACACTTCAAACTTTGAAGGTTCTGCTTCCAGCTCGTGCTCGGCGGGGTCCAAAGACTGTGGCTATTGCGGAGATTGTCAAACGAGTTCATGGATCTCCTGCTCGACCTGTTGACCTGACAAATGACAGTAGTAGCGATCAGCAACAGCCCATCGAAATGCTGAAGGGAATACCCATGAAATATCTGCATTTTGGCGAGGATGTTCGTCCTCCCTACTACGGTACTTATACGAAGCCCTATCCGGACACTACTGCGCGGCGACTTGCTCGCAATGCGGTGTCTCGAGTTCGTCAAGACACCAACTATGACTACGACTCCGAGGCCGAATGGGAAGAGCCCGAGGAGGGCGAAGACCTTGACTCTGAAGGTGAAGACGACTTGGAGGAAGATGGGGACGATGACATGGACGGCTTTTTGGATGACGAAGAGGATCCACAGCTCAAGCGACGCATGCTCTCAGGGGACCTGGTACCCGTCAGTACTGGCTTGTGTTGGGAAGATGCAAACGGTGTCTCGAAACTGAACGACGGCTCGGATGCCATCTGCACTGAGTTCAGAGGGTTCAAGATGGAGTACCTGTTGG ACCCATACCCTCAGTCGATTGATCCATTCTCGACATGCTACTGGTCACCGCCTGACTCGATTGCAACCGCAGCCACCGCTGCAGCGAGCAAGAGCAATTCCGGCAATGGTCTCATGCACCCACCTCCACGAGTGCCACTAACACATCGCACTATGAACGGGCTGCTGAACACGCTCAACTCGTCTCCCAAATCAACTCCGTCCGCGGTATCCAAACCGGCCGCAAGCAAGAAGTTGATCCCTGATGATCAACTGCCCGCTTTCAAGGCTGAGATCCAGGGTAAAGACCTCACCAAGATTGGCATGATTGAGGCTCTCAAGAAAGCCTTTCCCAAGCTGCCCAAGGCGGCTATCACCAACACCCTCAGCACCGTTGCTGCCAGGGTCGGTCCCACCGAGAAAGAGAAGCGTTGGGTGCTGATCAGCAACTGA
- a CDS encoding ankyrin repeat-containing protein — translation MSNLDEDSVDEILYLARANEATELAQFLDTLSNQISKPKDQILTEAVDSYSQNTALHYAAANGHDDIVKLLLSTSTQKPAPFLNLTNASGNTPLHWASLNGHLEAVKQLIGAGGDITIFNKAGHDAVFEAEVNDKKEVVDWLLGHVEALEKSVGGRASHGEGSAGGEGEEMVFKAGDTSGPMEDVTEKMEELQTKDTQEK, via the exons ATGTCAAACCTCGACGAAGACTCGGTAGACGAGATCCTCTACCTCGCGCGCGCCAACGAAGCCACGGAACTGGCCCAATTCCTCGACACCCTGTCCAACCAAATCTCGAAACCGAAAGACCAAATACTCACAGAGGCAGTAGACTCGTACTCGCAGAACACAGCGCTGCACTACGCAGCCGCAAACGGACACGACG ACATTGTGAAACTTCTCCTCTCCACCTCCACACAGAAACCCGCGCCGTTCCTCAACCTCACAAACGCCTCTGGCAACACGCCGCTCCACTGGGCCTCTCTCAACGGTCACCTCGAGGCCGTCAAGCAGCTGATAGGAGCGGGCGGCGACATAACGATTTTCAACAAAGCAGGGCACGATGCTGTGTTTGAGGCGGAAGTAAATGACAAGAAGGAGGTTGTGGATTGGCTTCTAGGGCACGTTGAAGCGCTGGAGAAGAGTGTCGGAGGGCGCGCGAGTCACGGGGAGGGGAGTGCTGGAGGGGAGGGAGAGGAGATGGTGTTCAAAGCGGGAGATACCAGTGGACCGATGGAGGATGTTACGGAGAAGATGGAGGAGCTGCAGACCAAGGATACCCAAGAGAAGTGA
- a CDS encoding GTP-binding protein gtr1, with product MNSQKRQKQRKVLLMGKSGAGKSSMRSIVFSNYVAKDVRRLGATIDVEHSNIKFMGNLMLNLWDCGGQDGFVENYLTQSRSHVFGSVAVLIFVFDIESREFQADVVSYSNIIRALHECSPTAKVFCLIHKMDLVQARLREAMYHERSNYIRDASEGFSDTVEFFPTSIWDQSLYKAWTKIIYFLIPNAGTIEALLSQLADIIDARELVLYERTTCLTVAHVTRGDGDDNPFHDRFERISNILKTHKQSMAKHTNIPAGSANFAEMQIKTGRFMFFITRLTENTNLAVAIPPSEQVFNAARVNIFQVRPRFAELDIASKPRPPIQQAFAGSADTVDTNKGKERAMS from the exons ATGAATTCCCAGAAGCGTCAGAAGCAGCGCAAGGTGCTGTTGATGGGCAAGAGTGGGGCGGGCAAGTCTTCCATGAGGAGCATCGTCTTCAGCAACTATGTCGCGAAAGATGTGCGCAGACTGGGCGCCACCATCGATGTCGAGCACAGCAACATAAAATTCATGGGAAACCTCATGCTGAATCTCTGGGATTGTGGAGG TCAAGACGGCTTCGTCGAGAACTACCTCACGCAATCACGCAGCCACGTCTTCGGCTCAGTAGCTGTACTGATCTTCGTCTTTGACATCGAGTCCCGCGAGTTCCAAGCCGACGTGGTCTCCTACTCGAACATTATTCGTGCCCTCCATGAGTGCAGCCCTACCGCCAAGGTCTTCTGTCTGATTCACAAGATGGACCTCGTACAAGCACGTCTTCGCGAGGCCATGTACCACGAGCGCTCAAACTACATTCGAGATGCAAGCGAGGGCTTCAGTGACACAGTCGAGTTTTTCCCCACCAGTATCTGGGATCAGAGCCTGTACAAAGCTTGGACAAAGATCATCTATTTCCTCATCCCGAATGCTGGCACCATCGAAGCACTCCTTTCACAGCTAGCGGACATCATCGATGCTAGAGAGCTCGTCCTGTACGAGCGCACGACCTGCCTCACAGTCGCACATGTAACCCGCGGAGACGGCGACGACAACCCGTTCCACGATCGCTTCGAGCGCATCTCGAACATTCTCAAAACGCACAAGCAGAGCATGGCCAAGCATACGAACATCCCAGCTGGCAGCGCAAACTTCGCGGAGATGCAGATCAAGACTGGCAGGTTTATGTTCTTCATCACACGACTTACTGAGAACACCAACCTGGCTGTTGCCATACCACCTTCCGAACAGGTCTTCAACGCTGCGCGTGTCAACATCTTCCAAGTTCGCCCCAGGTTCGCAGAGCTTGATATTGCATCGAAGCCACGCCCTCCGATTCAGCAAGCTTTCGCCGGCTCGGCCGATACAGTCGATACTAACAAGGGCAAAGAGAGGGCTATGAGCTAG